A genomic stretch from Alteribacter keqinensis includes:
- the eno gene encoding phosphopyruvate hydratase, with translation MTAIIDVYARQVLDSRGNPTVEVEVTLESGGFGRALVPSGASTGEYEAVELRDGGDAWMGKGVGQAVENVNEQIAPELVGFDALDQVGIDQLMIELDGTENKSKLGANAILGVSMAVARAAADALGVPLYTYLGGFNAKTLPTPMMNIINGGEHADNNVDIQEFMIMPVGAEKFVDALRMGAEIFHNLKKVLSEKGYNTAVGDEGGFAPNLSSNEEALSTIIEAIEKAGYKPGEDIVLAMDVAASEIYEDGKYNLKGEGVVKTSEEMVAYYEDLCSKYPIVSIEDGLDENDWDGFKKLTDALGEKVQLVGDDLFVTNTNKLSQGIEQGIGNSILIKVNQIGTLTETFDAIEMAKRAGYTAVISHRSGETEDSTIADIAVATNAGQIKTGAPSRSDRVAKYNQLLRIEDELEYIGRYAGKDAFYNLSNKK, from the coding sequence ATGACTGCAATTATTGATGTATATGCACGCCAGGTATTGGATTCCCGCGGGAACCCGACTGTAGAAGTAGAAGTAACATTGGAAAGCGGCGGATTCGGCCGCGCACTTGTACCAAGTGGTGCTTCCACTGGTGAATACGAAGCTGTTGAACTTCGTGACGGCGGCGACGCTTGGATGGGTAAAGGCGTAGGCCAGGCTGTTGAGAACGTAAACGAGCAAATTGCTCCGGAACTGGTAGGATTCGACGCTCTTGACCAGGTTGGCATTGACCAGCTTATGATCGAGCTTGACGGTACAGAAAACAAAAGCAAGCTTGGCGCAAACGCCATCCTTGGAGTATCCATGGCTGTTGCACGTGCGGCTGCTGACGCTCTAGGTGTACCTCTTTACACGTACCTTGGCGGATTCAACGCGAAAACTCTACCAACACCAATGATGAACATCATCAACGGTGGTGAGCACGCGGACAACAACGTTGACATCCAGGAATTTATGATCATGCCTGTAGGTGCTGAAAAGTTCGTTGACGCACTTCGCATGGGAGCTGAAATCTTCCATAACCTTAAGAAAGTACTCAGCGAAAAAGGCTACAACACAGCTGTAGGTGACGAAGGCGGATTCGCTCCAAACCTATCTTCCAACGAAGAAGCGCTATCTACCATCATCGAAGCGATCGAAAAAGCTGGCTACAAGCCAGGCGAAGACATCGTTCTTGCCATGGACGTTGCCGCTTCTGAAATCTACGAAGACGGTAAATACAACCTTAAAGGTGAAGGTGTTGTTAAAACATCTGAAGAAATGGTTGCTTACTACGAGGACCTTTGCTCTAAGTACCCAATCGTTTCAATCGAAGACGGCCTGGACGAAAACGACTGGGACGGCTTCAAAAAGCTTACTGACGCTCTGGGCGAAAAAGTACAGCTTGTTGGTGACGACTTGTTCGTAACAAACACAAACAAACTTTCTCAAGGTATCGAACAGGGAATCGGTAACTCTATCCTTATCAAAGTAAACCAAATCGGTACACTTACTGAAACGTTTGACGCAATCGAAATGGCGAAGCGCGCAGGCTACACTGCGGTAATCTCTCACCGTTCCGGTGAAACAGAAGACAGCACAATTGCTGACATCGCAGTAGCTACAAACGCTGGCCAGATTAAAACAGGAGCGCCATCCCGTTCTGACCGCGTAGCGAAATACAACCAGCTTCTTCGCATCGAAGACGAGCTCGAGTACATCGGCCGTTACGCTGGAAAAGACGCGTTCTACAACCTAAGCAACAAGAAGTAA
- the gpmI gene encoding 2,3-bisphosphoglycerate-independent phosphoglycerate mutase: protein MSKKPTALIILDGFALRDETKGNAVAKANKPNFDRYWNEHPHATLEACGEAVGLPEGQMGNSEVGHLNIGAGRPVYQSLTRVNLSIREGEFYANQTFKDAMDHVRNNGTNLHIYGLLSDGGIHSHINHMFALLEMAQKSGVEKVYLHGFLDGRDVGPQSAEKYIRETQERMKELGIGEIASIQGRYYAMDRDKRWDRVEKSYRAMVYGEGLKYRDPIEALEDSYKNDIHDEFVLPSVMTQEDGETPVGTIQEGDGVIFFNFRPDRAIQMSQVFTNDEFDGFDKGHRFPKDVHYVCLTHFSETVKGYVAFEPQNLANTLGEVVSEAGLTQLRIAETEKYPHVTFFFSGGREAQFPGEERVLIDSPKVATYDLKPEMSAYEVTDALINEIDQDKHDMIILNFANPDMVGHSGKMDPTVKAIEAVDECLGRVVEKIHEKGGQAIITADHGNSDEIMTMEGKPMTAHTTNPVPVIVTGHKGEIRQDGILGDLAPTMLELLGVEQPKEMTGKSLITK from the coding sequence ATGAGTAAAAAACCAACCGCATTAATCATCCTCGATGGTTTTGCGTTGCGTGATGAAACGAAAGGTAACGCGGTTGCCAAGGCAAACAAGCCGAACTTTGACCGCTACTGGAACGAGCACCCGCACGCAACACTTGAGGCCTGCGGAGAGGCAGTAGGTCTTCCAGAAGGCCAGATGGGTAATTCAGAAGTAGGTCACTTGAACATCGGTGCCGGCCGCCCGGTGTATCAAAGCCTGACCCGTGTAAACCTGAGTATCCGTGAAGGTGAGTTCTATGCAAACCAGACGTTCAAAGACGCTATGGATCACGTAAGGAACAATGGAACCAATCTTCACATCTACGGACTTCTTTCCGATGGCGGGATCCACAGTCACATCAACCACATGTTTGCTCTCCTGGAAATGGCACAAAAGAGCGGTGTGGAAAAAGTGTATCTTCACGGCTTCCTTGACGGCCGCGACGTAGGTCCTCAATCAGCAGAGAAGTACATTCGCGAAACGCAGGAGAGAATGAAAGAGCTCGGTATTGGTGAAATTGCATCCATTCAGGGACGCTACTACGCCATGGACCGTGACAAGCGATGGGACCGTGTTGAAAAATCCTACCGCGCCATGGTTTACGGCGAAGGTCTTAAGTACCGTGATCCTATTGAAGCTCTTGAAGACTCTTATAAAAATGACATCCACGACGAATTCGTTCTTCCTTCTGTAATGACACAAGAAGACGGTGAAACACCGGTTGGAACAATTCAGGAAGGGGACGGTGTTATCTTCTTTAACTTCCGACCTGACCGTGCAATCCAGATGTCACAAGTATTCACAAACGACGAGTTTGATGGATTTGATAAAGGCCACCGCTTTCCGAAAGACGTACACTATGTGTGTCTTACACACTTCAGTGAAACGGTTAAAGGGTATGTGGCATTCGAGCCTCAGAATCTTGCAAACACACTCGGGGAAGTGGTTTCCGAAGCAGGCCTGACCCAGCTTCGGATTGCTGAAACCGAGAAGTACCCTCACGTTACGTTCTTTTTCAGCGGTGGACGCGAAGCGCAGTTCCCGGGAGAAGAGCGGGTATTGATCGATTCTCCTAAAGTAGCCACTTACGACCTTAAGCCGGAAATGAGTGCTTATGAAGTAACGGATGCTCTTATTAACGAGATCGATCAGGACAAGCACGATATGATCATTCTTAATTTCGCCAACCCTGACATGGTCGGTCACTCCGGTAAAATGGATCCGACTGTCAAAGCGATCGAAGCAGTGGATGAGTGCCTCGGCCGCGTAGTCGAGAAGATTCACGAAAAAGGCGGACAGGCCATTATTACCGCTGACCACGGCAACTCCGATGAAATCATGACAATGGAAGGAAAGCCAATGACGGCCCACACGACTAACCCGGTACCGGTTATCGTAACAGGTCACAAAGGTGAAATCCGTCAGGACGGTATTCTCGGAGATCTGGCACCAACGATGCTTGAACTGCTTGGTGTTGAGCAGCCAAAAGAAATGACAGGTAAAAGTTTGATTACAAAATAA
- the tpiA gene encoding triose-phosphate isomerase yields the protein MRKPIIAGNWKMNKTKREAQDFVQEVKGLIPSKETVDAVVCSPSLFLDALVKEAEGSDLKIGAQNMHFEESGAFTGETSPVALSDLGVTYVVLGHSERRELFGETDEIVNQKVHAAFSHDLTPIVCVGESLEEKEADKTAQVVTDQVQKGLQGLTEEQVKKTVIAYEPIWAIGTGKTASADDANETCAVIREVVKSSFSEAASEAIRIQYGGSVKPANIEELLGKSDIDGALVGGASLDPQSFLQLVEAGNK from the coding sequence ATGCGTAAACCTATCATTGCAGGAAACTGGAAAATGAACAAAACGAAGCGTGAAGCTCAGGACTTTGTACAGGAAGTCAAAGGGCTTATCCCTTCAAAGGAAACGGTAGACGCAGTAGTATGCTCTCCATCGCTGTTTTTGGACGCCCTCGTAAAAGAAGCGGAAGGCAGTGACCTTAAAATCGGTGCTCAGAACATGCACTTTGAAGAGAGTGGTGCTTTCACAGGTGAAACCAGCCCGGTTGCACTTTCCGATCTGGGTGTAACATATGTTGTACTCGGCCACTCCGAGCGTCGTGAACTTTTCGGCGAAACAGATGAGATCGTGAATCAAAAAGTACACGCTGCATTCTCTCATGACCTCACACCTATTGTTTGTGTAGGAGAGTCTCTTGAGGAAAAAGAAGCTGACAAAACAGCACAGGTAGTAACGGACCAGGTGCAAAAAGGTCTTCAGGGTCTTACAGAAGAGCAGGTAAAGAAAACGGTTATTGCCTATGAGCCAATCTGGGCGATCGGTACAGGTAAAACCGCTTCTGCGGACGATGCAAACGAGACTTGTGCAGTCATCCGTGAAGTTGTGAAGTCTTCTTTCTCTGAAGCGGCGTCTGAAGCGATCCGCATCCAGTACGGCGGAAGTGTGAAGCCGGCAAACATTGAAGAGCTTCTTGGAAAGTCCGATATTGACGGAGCACTCGTCGGTGGAGCAAGCTTAGACCCTCAATCTTTCTTACAGTTAGTGGAGGCAGGAAATAAATGA
- a CDS encoding phosphoglycerate kinase, translating to MNKKTIRDLDLKGKRVFCRVDFNVPMKDGEVTDETRIRAALPTIKYLTEQGAKVILASHLGRPKGEVVEDLRLDPVAKRLSDLLGKEVLKTDEVYGAEPKKAIDQLGEGDIVLLENVRFEAGEEKNDADLAAAFAELADVYVNDAFGAAHRAHASTEGIAHHLPALAGLLMEKELDVLGKALSEPERPFTAIIGGAKVKDKIGVIDNLLDKVDNLIIGGGLAYTFIKARGFEIGKSLLEEDKVDLAKKFMEKAEKNGVNLYMPEDVVVADDFGEDANTQEVDIDSIPSDWEGLDIGPKTRETFKEVITSSKLAIWNGPMGVFELETFANGTKAVGNALADAEGTYTVIGGGDSAAAVEKFGMADRMNHISTGGGASLEFMEGKELPGVVALNDK from the coding sequence ATGAACAAAAAAACGATTCGTGACCTCGACTTAAAAGGAAAACGAGTATTCTGCCGTGTTGACTTTAACGTCCCGATGAAAGATGGGGAAGTAACCGATGAAACTCGTATCCGTGCTGCCCTGCCAACGATCAAGTACCTTACAGAGCAAGGGGCAAAAGTTATTCTGGCGAGTCACTTAGGCCGTCCTAAAGGAGAAGTCGTTGAAGACCTTCGTCTCGATCCTGTGGCTAAGCGCTTGAGTGACCTTTTAGGAAAAGAGGTCCTAAAAACCGATGAGGTATATGGCGCTGAGCCGAAAAAAGCCATCGACCAGCTTGGTGAAGGAGATATCGTCCTTCTTGAAAATGTCCGTTTCGAAGCTGGCGAAGAGAAGAACGATGCAGATCTCGCCGCAGCATTCGCTGAGCTTGCTGACGTTTACGTAAACGATGCATTCGGTGCTGCTCACCGCGCACACGCTTCTACTGAAGGCATCGCCCATCATCTGCCGGCACTCGCAGGTCTTTTGATGGAGAAAGAACTTGATGTTCTCGGTAAAGCTCTTTCTGAGCCTGAACGTCCGTTCACAGCCATCATCGGCGGTGCAAAAGTAAAAGATAAAATCGGTGTAATTGATAACTTGCTTGATAAAGTAGACAACCTGATTATCGGCGGCGGACTTGCCTACACGTTCATAAAAGCCCGCGGTTTTGAAATCGGTAAGTCTCTTCTTGAAGAAGACAAGGTTGATCTTGCAAAGAAGTTCATGGAAAAGGCAGAGAAAAACGGTGTGAACCTTTACATGCCTGAAGATGTTGTTGTAGCTGACGACTTCGGTGAAGACGCAAATACGCAAGAGGTTGATATCGACAGCATCCCTTCTGACTGGGAAGGCTTGGACATTGGTCCGAAAACCCGTGAAACATTTAAAGAAGTCATCACTTCTTCCAAGTTGGCAATCTGGAACGGTCCAATGGGCGTATTTGAACTTGAAACCTTTGCTAACGGAACAAAGGCCGTTGGTAATGCATTAGCAGATGCAGAAGGAACGTATACGGTTATCGGTGGAGGTGACTCTGCAGCAGCTGTTGAAAAATTCGGCATGGCTGACCGCATGAATCACATTTCAACTGGTGGCGGAGCGTCACTTGAGTTTATGGAAGGCAAAGAACTTCCTGGTGTCGTTGCTTTAAACGATAAGTAA
- the gap gene encoding type I glyceraldehyde-3-phosphate dehydrogenase, which yields MATKIGINGFGRIGRNVFRAALNNNDVEVVAVNDLTDADMLAHLLQYDSVHGKLDATVEVQGENLVVDGKEIKVLAERDPAKLGWGDLGVEVVIESTGRFTKRADAAKHIEAGAKKVLISAPASDEDLTVVMGVNEESYDADNHHVISNASCTTNCLAPFAKVLNDKFGIRRGMMTTVHSYTNDQQILDLPHKDYRRARAAAENIIPTTTGAAKAVALVLPELKGKLNGGAMRVPTPNVSLVDLVAELDKEVTAEEVNAAFKEAAEGDLKGVLGYSEEPLVSGDYNGNPESSTVDALSTMVMEGNMVKVISWYDNEWGYSNRLVDLVGYIAKKGL from the coding sequence ATGGCTACAAAAATTGGTATTAATGGTTTTGGACGTATCGGACGTAACGTATTCCGAGCAGCACTAAACAACAACGATGTTGAGGTAGTAGCAGTAAACGATCTTACTGATGCTGACATGCTTGCTCACCTTCTGCAGTATGACTCTGTCCACGGTAAGCTTGACGCTACTGTTGAAGTACAAGGAGAGAACCTTGTAGTAGATGGTAAAGAAATCAAAGTACTTGCTGAGCGTGACCCTGCGAAACTTGGTTGGGGAGACCTTGGAGTAGAAGTGGTTATCGAATCAACAGGACGTTTCACGAAGCGTGCTGACGCTGCGAAACACATCGAAGCAGGTGCGAAAAAAGTATTAATCTCTGCTCCGGCATCTGACGAAGACCTTACAGTTGTTATGGGTGTTAACGAAGAGAGCTACGATGCTGACAACCACCACGTTATCTCTAACGCATCTTGTACAACGAACTGTCTTGCTCCATTTGCAAAAGTACTTAACGACAAGTTCGGTATCCGTCGCGGTATGATGACAACTGTTCACTCTTACACGAACGACCAGCAGATCCTTGACCTTCCACACAAGGACTACCGTCGTGCCCGTGCTGCAGCTGAAAACATCATCCCGACAACAACCGGAGCTGCAAAAGCTGTAGCACTTGTACTTCCTGAGCTTAAAGGGAAGCTGAACGGTGGCGCTATGCGTGTACCAACTCCTAACGTATCTCTTGTTGACCTTGTGGCTGAACTTGACAAAGAAGTAACAGCTGAAGAAGTAAACGCAGCATTTAAAGAAGCAGCTGAAGGAGACCTTAAAGGTGTTCTCGGTTACAGCGAAGAGCCGCTTGTATCCGGTGACTACAACGGAAACCCTGAGTCTTCAACTGTAGACGCTCTTTCTACAATGGTTATGGAAGGCAACATGGTTAAAGTCATCTCCTGGTATGACAACGAGTGGGGCTACTCAAACCGCCTTGTAGACCTTGTTGGCTATATCGCTAAAAAAGGACTGTAA
- a CDS encoding sugar-binding transcriptional regulator has product MNRLLDIQKKLLPDLVDTMGMRYRILRFVRLMQPIGRRSLASSLEMSERVLRSEVMFLKDQGLVNVASSGMTLTEEGYNLLVQLEEVMKETFNISMMEKKLKSHFNLQDVVVVPGDSDEYPWVKKEMGRACVSLMKKKFSTEENIIAVTGGTSISAVAEMMAPNTELEKALFVPARGGLGEQVENQANTICAEMARKASGKYRLLHVPDQLSKESYSSLVEEPSVREILGLIRSAAMVVHGIGEARTMATRRQSSQELVDKLRDKNAVAEAFGYYFDQSGDIIHKVLTIGLQLEDLATIPYVVAVAGGSSKGHAIQAYMKQGPSEVLVTDEGAAKAILSEIEV; this is encoded by the coding sequence ATGAATCGATTGTTGGATATCCAGAAAAAACTGCTGCCTGATCTTGTAGATACGATGGGTATGCGGTATCGGATTCTTCGTTTTGTCCGGTTAATGCAGCCGATCGGAAGAAGAAGCCTCGCTTCCAGCCTTGAAATGTCCGAGCGGGTGTTAAGAAGTGAAGTGATGTTCTTAAAAGACCAGGGTCTGGTCAATGTCGCTTCCTCAGGAATGACGCTCACAGAAGAAGGGTACAATTTACTTGTTCAGCTGGAAGAAGTCATGAAAGAAACCTTCAACATCAGCATGATGGAGAAAAAGCTCAAATCTCATTTTAACCTTCAGGATGTGGTTGTTGTCCCTGGTGACAGTGATGAATATCCGTGGGTAAAAAAAGAGATGGGAAGAGCGTGTGTCTCGTTGATGAAAAAGAAGTTTTCAACAGAAGAGAACATCATTGCTGTAACAGGAGGAACATCCATCTCAGCTGTTGCTGAAATGATGGCTCCGAACACAGAACTGGAAAAAGCGCTGTTTGTTCCGGCAAGGGGAGGCCTTGGGGAACAGGTAGAGAACCAGGCGAATACGATCTGTGCTGAAATGGCCAGAAAAGCATCAGGAAAGTACCGGCTGCTTCATGTACCTGATCAGCTCAGTAAAGAGTCGTACAGTTCTCTCGTTGAAGAGCCGTCCGTCAGAGAAATACTCGGCCTGATCCGTTCAGCCGCCATGGTTGTTCACGGTATCGGGGAAGCAAGGACAATGGCGACCCGCAGACAGTCTTCGCAGGAACTCGTCGATAAACTCAGGGATAAAAATGCAGTTGCTGAAGCCTTTGGTTATTATTTCGATCAGAGTGGGGATATTATCCATAAAGTACTGACGATCGGATTACAGCTGGAGGACCTCGCCACGATTCCTTATGTGGTTGCCGTAGCAGGAGGGTCATCGAAAGGGCACGCGATTCAGGCATATATGAAGCAAGGGCCGAGCGAAGTCCTTGTCACAGATGAGGGCGCTGCAAAAGCAATACTGAGTGAAATTGAGGTTTAA
- a CDS encoding glutaredoxin family protein has product MKLTFYTKKDCPLCEGGLAVLEMLREDYPFTVKEMDIYEDDALLEKYQIRIPVIEDDKGKVLEEGNISYFTLKQKLNDLFTT; this is encoded by the coding sequence TTGAAATTGACTTTTTACACAAAAAAAGACTGCCCGTTATGTGAAGGCGGCCTGGCAGTTTTGGAGATGCTTCGTGAAGATTATCCGTTCACCGTTAAAGAAATGGATATTTACGAGGACGACGCTCTCCTTGAAAAATACCAGATCCGCATTCCTGTCATTGAAGATGATAAGGGAAAGGTTTTGGAAGAAGGAAATATCTCTTATTTTACATTGAAACAAAAACTAAATGATTTGTTTACAACTTAA
- the rpoN gene encoding RNA polymerase factor sigma-54: MMNMDLGLYQQQTMKLVMTNELRQAITILQYSALDLNNYLHEQQLENPLIELKESRAHEELVRDSMNLQTPYYDRGSRHDHDDDYSPLDHVSDQTEGLQDFLLSQLRLLKLPDAQRRIVVYLALCVDENGYLPYTIEKLAEELDEPLENTESALHILQSLEPAGVGARSLKDCLLLQLRQLENRDLLAERVVEEDLDLLGKKQYKKIAKKAGVDVQDIQTIADLIQTLNPRPGAVFQDEPAKYVTPDITVKKIEGRYKVMLNDQYLPKVSLNRQYEKMLKENNEELTGYLKQKHEQLQWIIKSIAQRQQTLKNVTEAIIKHQEAFLDHGPGYLQPLTLKQIAQIVDVHESTVSRATTRKYVQTPRGVFELKYFFNSMVGGGAGGSDGTSSEKVKIYLKRLVDEEPKAKPLSDQKLAELLKSEHDIHVSRRTVAKYRDEMHIPSSSQRKRYA; the protein is encoded by the coding sequence ATGATGAATATGGATTTAGGATTGTATCAGCAACAGACAATGAAGCTTGTCATGACGAACGAACTGAGACAGGCAATTACGATACTTCAATATTCGGCTCTGGATTTGAACAACTATCTCCACGAACAGCAGCTTGAGAACCCGCTGATTGAATTAAAGGAAAGCAGGGCTCATGAAGAGCTGGTCCGTGACAGTATGAATCTTCAGACCCCATACTATGACAGAGGGAGCCGTCACGATCACGATGACGACTACTCCCCCCTTGACCATGTTAGTGACCAGACAGAAGGGCTCCAGGATTTTTTGCTGAGCCAGCTCAGGCTCCTCAAACTTCCTGATGCACAGAGAAGGATCGTCGTTTACCTCGCTCTTTGTGTGGACGAAAACGGCTATCTGCCCTATACAATAGAAAAACTGGCAGAAGAATTGGATGAACCGTTGGAAAATACGGAGTCTGCTCTTCATATTCTTCAAAGCCTGGAGCCGGCGGGTGTCGGCGCCCGCTCATTAAAGGACTGTCTCCTTCTTCAGCTGAGACAGCTTGAAAACCGTGACCTCCTGGCAGAACGGGTGGTAGAAGAGGATCTTGATCTCCTTGGAAAAAAGCAGTACAAGAAGATTGCTAAAAAAGCAGGTGTCGATGTTCAGGACATACAGACGATTGCTGATCTTATTCAGACACTGAACCCAAGACCGGGGGCTGTGTTTCAGGATGAGCCGGCCAAGTATGTGACACCCGACATAACGGTGAAAAAAATCGAAGGCCGTTATAAAGTGATGTTAAATGACCAGTACCTGCCAAAGGTGTCGCTGAATCGTCAGTATGAAAAAATGCTGAAGGAAAATAATGAAGAATTAACCGGCTATTTAAAGCAAAAGCACGAGCAGCTTCAATGGATAATAAAAAGCATTGCCCAGCGTCAGCAAACGCTCAAAAATGTAACAGAGGCCATTATAAAGCACCAGGAGGCTTTCCTTGATCACGGTCCCGGCTACCTTCAGCCTCTTACATTAAAGCAGATCGCTCAGATTGTTGATGTTCATGAATCCACGGTCTCCCGGGCGACAACAAGAAAATATGTCCAGACACCCCGGGGTGTGTTTGAACTGAAATATTTCTTTAACTCCATGGTTGGCGGAGGAGCGGGCGGCAGTGACGGGACTTCCTCCGAAAAGGTGAAAATTTACCTGAAGCGCCTCGTTGATGAAGAGCCGAAAGCCAAACCTCTCTCCGATCAGAAGCTGGCCGAGTTATTGAAGTCTGAACATGATATCCATGTCTCAAGACGTACGGTTGCCAAGTACCGGGATGAGATGCACATTCCTTCTTCGTCCCAGCGGAAACGTTACGCCTGA
- the clpP gene encoding ATP-dependent Clp endopeptidase proteolytic subunit ClpP, with amino-acid sequence MNLIPTVIEQTNRGERAYDIYSRLLKDRIIMLGSGIDDNVANSIVAQLLFLAAEDPEKDISLYINSPGGSITSGMAIYDTMQFIAPKVQTICIGMAASMGAFLLAAGEPGKRFALPNSEVMIHQPLGGTQGQASDIEIHAKRIIEMREKLNQILAERTGQPMEIIQRDTDRDNFMTADAAKKYGLIDDVMAKKTDLSNA; translated from the coding sequence ATGAATTTAATTCCTACAGTTATTGAGCAGACAAACCGGGGAGAACGTGCTTATGACATCTATTCCCGTTTGTTAAAAGATCGTATTATTATGCTGGGGTCAGGTATTGATGACAACGTGGCAAACTCCATTGTAGCACAGCTGTTGTTCCTGGCAGCCGAAGACCCTGAGAAAGACATCTCCCTGTACATTAACAGCCCGGGCGGCTCCATCACTTCCGGTATGGCCATCTACGATACGATGCAGTTTATTGCCCCAAAAGTACAGACAATCTGTATCGGTATGGCAGCAAGCATGGGGGCATTCCTTCTTGCAGCAGGGGAGCCGGGCAAGCGATTTGCCCTTCCAAACAGTGAAGTTATGATTCACCAGCCGCTTGGAGGAACACAAGGCCAGGCATCTGATATTGAGATTCACGCAAAACGCATTATTGAAATGCGCGAAAAACTGAATCAGATTCTTGCTGAGCGTACAGGCCAGCCTATGGAAATCATTCAGCGTGATACTGACCGAGACAACTTCATGACAGCGGATGCTGCCAAGAAGTACGGTCTTATCGATGATGTAATGGCAAAGAAAACAGATCTGTCCAACGCATAA
- a CDS encoding HPr family phosphocarrier protein, whose protein sequence is MIEETLTVRRKTGLQARPAALFVQEANRFSSDIFIERDGKKVNAKSIMGIMSLAIGSGKTVALTIEGSDEAEALEALRQFVEREE, encoded by the coding sequence ATGATCGAGGAAACATTAACTGTAAGACGAAAAACAGGATTACAGGCAAGACCGGCTGCCTTGTTTGTACAAGAGGCAAACCGCTTCTCGTCAGATATTTTTATCGAACGTGACGGGAAAAAAGTGAATGCCAAAAGTATTATGGGGATTATGAGCCTGGCTATTGGTTCAGGAAAAACGGTTGCGCTGACGATTGAAGGCAGTGACGAAGCAGAAGCTCTGGAAGCATTACGTCAATTTGTCGAGCGGGAAGAATAG
- the whiA gene encoding DNA-binding protein WhiA, with amino-acid sequence MSFASMTKKELTQLEVDPCCSKAELAALIRMNGSLSFGNKQMILDIQTENAAIARRIYSLIKTCYPLHVELLVRKKMRLKKNNVYIVRISNEARKLLEELKIMEGAFSFTREISPDLIEKDCCKRAYLRGAFLAGGSVNHPETSSYHLEIFSLYEEHNDSLRRLMNHFHLNAKMLERKKGFILYLKEGERISDFLNVIGAHQSLLRFEDVRIMKDMRNSVNRLVNCETANLNKTVGAAMRQVENIRFIKEEVGLDILPDKLREIAELRINHQDVTLKELGEMVESGKVSKSGVNHRLRKIDEYATKLRAGEKV; translated from the coding sequence ATGTCCTTTGCTTCCATGACAAAAAAAGAACTCACTCAGCTGGAGGTCGACCCGTGCTGCAGCAAAGCAGAGCTGGCGGCCCTTATCCGCATGAATGGTTCTTTGTCATTCGGAAACAAACAAATGATTCTCGATATCCAGACCGAGAATGCAGCCATAGCAAGACGGATTTATTCATTGATTAAAACGTGTTATCCATTGCACGTTGAGCTTCTCGTGCGTAAGAAGATGCGGCTGAAAAAGAACAACGTCTACATTGTAAGAATCTCCAATGAAGCGCGTAAGCTTCTTGAGGAGCTTAAAATAATGGAAGGGGCTTTCTCTTTTACGAGAGAAATCTCTCCTGATCTGATTGAAAAAGATTGCTGTAAACGGGCATATCTACGCGGGGCATTTCTGGCCGGAGGGTCCGTTAACCATCCTGAAACGTCTTCTTATCACTTGGAGATTTTCTCTCTTTACGAGGAACATAACGATTCTTTACGCAGGCTGATGAATCATTTTCACCTGAATGCAAAAATGCTGGAGAGAAAAAAAGGATTTATCCTCTATTTGAAAGAAGGAGAACGTATCAGCGATTTTTTAAATGTCATCGGTGCTCATCAGTCACTGCTTCGATTTGAAGATGTCCGTATTATGAAGGACATGAGGAACTCTGTAAACCGCCTTGTGAATTGCGAAACCGCCAACCTGAATAAAACGGTAGGTGCCGCTATGAGGCAGGTAGAGAACATCCGTTTCATAAAGGAAGAAGTAGGTCTTGATATTTTACCGGACAAGCTTCGTGAAATTGCAGAGCTCCGGATCAATCATCAGGATGTGACGCTGAAAGAGCTCGGTGAAATGGTTGAAAGCGGGAAAGTAAGTAAGTCCGGAGTCAACCATCGTTTAAGAAAAATTGATGAGTATGCGACAAAACTAAGGGCAGGAGAAAAGGTTTAG